Part of the Candidatus Omnitrophota bacterium genome is shown below.
CTGGGTCGTCCGGATCCTGGCTTCTTTCTCGGGGACTTCGAGTATAGCGGAGATCTCTTTATATGAGAGGTGTGCCTGGTCGCGCAGGAGGAGAGGCGCCTTCGTATCGAGATCGAGCCCCAGGAGCGCCTTCTTCATGAGCCGGAGCGGCTCTCTCTTCGGCCGGGGCAGGTCCGCGAAGTCGGCATCGTCAAAGAAAGGTATCGCTTTGGTATCCCGGCTCCTCTCTATGACGCTCCTGACTGCCCTTACCATGAGCGTTGACTCGTCCTCAAGCGGCGACGCCGTCTGGAGCGCCTCGGCGAACCCTGCCGCGGCAACGTCATAGGCCTTGTTACGGTCGCCCCCGACCAGATATAAGGTCAGCGCGAATATCTTCTGCTG
Proteins encoded:
- a CDS encoding sigma factor-like helix-turn-helix DNA-binding protein, which gives rise to MEYQLDKNSMKLAIESCQQKIFALTLYLVGGDRNKAYDVAAAGFAEALQTASPLEDESTLMVRAVRSVIERSRDTKAIPFFDDADFADLPRPKREPLRLMKKALLGLDLDTKAPLLLRDQAHLSYKEISAILEVPEKEARIRTTQARVQLRNKLDEVLRHGG